A window of the Lepisosteus oculatus isolate fLepOcu1 chromosome 14, fLepOcu1.hap2, whole genome shotgun sequence genome harbors these coding sequences:
- the LOC138242605 gene encoding mucin-2-like produces the protein TTEPPTTTTEPPTTTTEPPTSTTPPTTTSEPPTTTPPTTTSKPPTTTHPTTTTTPPTTTTEPPTTTTKPPNTTEPPSTTTSPPTTTPPTTTTEPTTTTTEPPTTTTTPPTTTTDPPTTTTPPTTTTEPPTRTTPPTTTTEPPTTTTPPTTTTEPPTTTTEPPTTTTPPTTTTEPPTTTTEPPTTTTPPTTTTEPPTTTTPPTTTPEPPTTTTPPTTTTKPPTTTTEPRTTTTEPPTTTTEPPTTTTTTPTTPSEPPTTSTEPPTTTTPLTTTTEPPTTTTEPPTTTTTPTTSTEPLTTTTEPPTTTTTLPTTTTTPTTTTEPPTTTKPPTTTTEPPTTTTEPLTTTTTPPTTTTEPPTTTTTPPTTTTEPPTTTMPTSTTTEPPTTTKPPTTSTEPPTTTTEPPTTITEPPTTTTEHPTTTTEASHHNNYTSHYNHTSHYNNRASHYNNHTSHYNNRASHYNYRASQHNNNTSHYNQTSHNNNRASHYNNRASHYNHNSHYINRPPTTTTTPPTTTTEPPTTTMPTSTTTEPPTTTKPPTTSTEPPTTTTEPPTTITEPPTTTTTPPTTTSTPPTTTTELPTTTTTPTTTTPSTTTTEPPTTPTTLSTTTTTPTKTTEPPTTTTTPPTTTDPPTTTTAPTTTTEPPTTTTPPTTTTEPPTTTTPPTTTTEPPPTTTTPPTTTTTPPTTTTEHPTTTTEASHYNYRASHHNNNTSHYNHTSHYNNRASHYNYTSHYNYRASHYNYAYHYKNRASHYN, from the exons acaaccgagccacccactacaacaaccgagcctcccactacaacaactgaaCCACCCACTTctactacacctcccactacaacaagcgagcctcccactaccacacctcccactacaacaagcaAGCCTCCGACTACCACAcatcccactacaacaaccactcctcccactacaacaaccgagcctcccactacaaccactaaGCCTCCCAATACAACCGAGCCTCCCTCTACAACTACATCTCCccctacaaccacacctcccactacaacaaccgagcctaccactacaacaaccgagcctcccactacaacaaccacgcctcccactacaacaaccgatcctcccactacaactacacctcccactacaacaactgagcctcccactagaactacacctcccactacaacaacagagcctcccactacaaccacacctcccactacaacaacagagcctcccactacaacaaccgagcctcccactacaaccacacctcccactacaacaaccgagcctcccactacaacaaccgagcctcccactacaaccacacctcccactacaacaacagagcctcccactacaaccacacctcccactacaacaccagagcctcccactacaacaacacctCCCACTACTACAACaaagcctcccactacaacaaccgagcctcgcactacaacaaccgagcctcccactacaacaaccgagcctcccactacaacaaccacaactCCCACTACACCatccgagcctcccactacatcaaccgagcctcccactacaaccacacctctcactacaacaaccgagcctcccactacaacaaccgagcctcccactacaaccacaactcccactacatcaaccgagcctctcactacaacaaccgagcctcccactacaacaaccacacttcccactacaaccactactcccactacaacaaccgagcctcccactacaacaaagccacccactacaacaacagagcctcccactacaactacagagCCTCTCACCACAACAacaacacctcccactacaacaaccgagcctcccactacaacaactacacctcccactacaacaaccgagcctcccactacaactatgCCTACCagtacaacaaccgagcctcccactacaactaaacctcccactacatcaaccgagccccccactacaacaaccgagcctcccactacaataaccgagcctcccactacaacaaccgagcatCCCACAACAACAACTGA AGcctcccaccacaacaactacacctcccactacaaccacacctcccactacaacaaccgagcctcccactacaacaaccacacctcccactacaacaaccgagcttcccactacaactacagagCCTCCCAGCACAACAacaacacctcccactacaaccaaaCCTCCCAcaacaacaaccgagcctcccactacaacaaccgagcctcccactacaaccacaactcccactacatcaaccga cctcccactacaacaactacacctcccactacaacaaccgagcctcccactacaactatgCCTACCagtacaacaaccgagcctcccactacaactaaacctcccactacatcaaccgagccccccactacaacaaccgagcctcccactacaataACCGAGCCTccaactacaacaaccacacctcccactacaacaagcacacctcccactacaacaaccgagcttcccactacaaccacaactcccactacaactacaccttccactacaacaaccgagcctcctaCTACACCAACCACActttccactacaaccactacTCCCACTaaaacaaccgagcctcccactacaacaaccacacctcccactacaacagaccctcccactacaaccactgctcctactacaacaaccgagcctcccactacaactacacctcccactacaacaaccgagcctcccactacaactacacctcccactacaacaaccgagcctccccctacaacaaccacaccgcccactacaacaaccacaccgcccactacaacaaccgagcatcccactacaacaaccga agcctcccactacaactacagagCCTCTCACCACAACAacaacacctcccactacaaccacacctcccactacaacaaccgagcctcccactacaactacacctcccactacaactaccgagcctcccactacaactatgCCTACCACTACAagaaccgagcctcccactacaactaa